The Solibacillus sp. FSL W7-1464 genome contains a region encoding:
- a CDS encoding IDEAL domain-containing protein: protein MDKYYSYTDFLKAVSQQSTEHHAEKLLNEIYLDLFISRLQRMQRIEQLKLLIDTSLDQKNEQAFHSYTTELKELLETVS from the coding sequence ATGGATAAATATTATTCGTATACAGACTTTTTAAAGGCGGTTAGTCAGCAGTCCACTGAACATCATGCAGAGAAGCTATTGAATGAAATTTATTTAGATTTATTTATTAGTCGGTTGCAGCGGATGCAACGTATTGAACAATTAAAGTTACTTATCGATACATCGTTAGATCAAAAGAACGAACAAGCATTTCACAGCTATACTACAGAGTTAAAAGAGTTATTGGAAACCGTTTCTTAA
- the hpf gene encoding ribosome hibernation-promoting factor, HPF/YfiA family, with protein sequence MLKFNIRGENIEVTPAIRDYVENKIEKVERYFNEDLNANANVNLKVYNDKQTKVEVTIPMKNLTLRAEERHNDMYAAVDLIVDKLERQIRKHKTKVNRKFRDREGTGIYFANVASQMEANTESSEDEYTIVRTKQFDLKPMDQEEAVLQMNMLGHDFYIFTDAETDGTNIVYKRKDGKYGLIETN encoded by the coding sequence ATGCTAAAGTTTAACATTCGTGGTGAAAATATCGAGGTAACTCCAGCGATTCGTGATTATGTGGAGAACAAAATTGAAAAGGTAGAACGCTATTTCAATGAGGATCTAAACGCGAACGCTAACGTCAATTTGAAAGTTTACAATGATAAACAAACAAAAGTAGAAGTGACGATTCCGATGAAAAATTTAACGCTGCGTGCCGAAGAGCGTCATAATGACATGTATGCGGCTGTTGACTTAATTGTCGACAAGCTTGAACGCCAAATTCGTAAACATAAAACAAAAGTAAACCGTAAATTCCGTGATAGAGAAGGTACAGGCATCTACTTCGCCAATGTGGCATCCCAAATGGAGGCGAACACAGAATCTTCAGAGGATGAATATACAATCGTTCGTACGAAGCAATTTGATCTGAAACCAATGGATCAGGAAGAAGCAGTTTTACAAATGAACATGCTCGGTCATGATTTCTATATCTTCACAGATGCAGAAACAGACGGCACGAACATCGTCTACAAACGTAAAGACGGAAAGTACGGTCTGATCGAAACGAACTAA
- a CDS encoding competence protein ComK: MISNLTQKSNYIISNSTFCLRSYQYRDKIHTAISDKYGQSASPYKPLKIIRDTCRLHGSSYDASKYQARRFFGENKHKLPIMVAYDFGDPCILFPLFSPYSPQNIWLSLNPIINISEDGDQTLVTFVDNTEISLDINMKSFNQQYVRAAMYYKYLLLQRNAIL; the protein is encoded by the coding sequence ATGATTAGTAATTTAACACAAAAATCCAATTACATTATTTCTAACTCTACCTTCTGTTTGAGGTCCTATCAGTATCGGGATAAAATTCATACTGCCATTTCGGACAAGTACGGTCAATCTGCTTCTCCGTATAAACCTTTAAAAATTATTCGCGATACGTGTCGCCTGCATGGAAGTTCCTATGACGCCAGCAAATATCAGGCGAGGCGATTCTTCGGAGAGAATAAACATAAATTGCCGATAATGGTTGCCTATGATTTCGGAGATCCGTGCATTTTATTTCCGCTATTTTCGCCGTATTCACCTCAAAATATTTGGTTATCCTTAAACCCTATTATTAATATTAGTGAGGACGGTGATCAAACGCTCGTTACTTTTGTGGATAATACTGAGATTAGTCTGGATATCAATATGAAATCGTTCAACCAGCAATATGTACGCGCTGCGATGTACTATAAATATCTGCTTTTACAGCGCAATGCCATCTTATGA
- a CDS encoding RNA-guided endonuclease InsQ/TnpB family protein, translating to MILSMKIKLKPTKQQELLFWQFAGTARWAYNFFLAESERHYAEYLEGKHEKNTIKEGDVRKYINNVLKPTTHLWLKEVSSNVMKQAVKDADAARKRWFAGLSDKPKFKSKRRGKISFYVNYESLSRTKEGFRGEKLGVVKTYHPLPKLPKGETYSNPRISYDGQNWFLSIGYEVRCENVELTGEYLGIDVGIKELAVCSDGAVKKNINKTKEVKRLEQKLKREQRKLTRKIEANTIGHTKNRKPLYQKPLKSLKNIQKQNAKIRMIHKKLTDIRTNHLHQVSIEIVKTKPSRIVMETLNIKDMMKNRHLSKAIAKQCLFEFKRQIQYKCRKYGIEFVEADKWYPSSKMCSCCGSIKKDLKLSDRIFNCSCGHKMDRDLNASINLANYPI from the coding sequence ATGATTCTATCGATGAAGATAAAACTGAAACCAACAAAACAACAGGAACTTTTATTTTGGCAATTTGCTGGAACGGCTCGTTGGGCTTACAACTTCTTTCTTGCTGAAAGTGAACGGCATTATGCAGAATATCTTGAGGGTAAGCATGAAAAGAACACCATTAAAGAAGGCGACGTCAGAAAATATATTAACAATGTATTGAAACCGACAACGCATTTATGGTTAAAAGAAGTTAGTAGCAACGTCATGAAACAAGCTGTAAAAGATGCAGACGCCGCTAGAAAGCGCTGGTTTGCAGGTCTATCAGATAAACCAAAATTCAAAAGTAAACGAAGAGGTAAAATAAGTTTTTACGTAAATTATGAAAGTCTTAGTCGTACAAAAGAAGGTTTTAGAGGAGAAAAGTTGGGTGTTGTGAAAACGTATCATCCACTGCCAAAGCTACCTAAAGGTGAAACCTATTCAAACCCGCGAATCTCGTATGATGGGCAAAATTGGTTTTTATCGATTGGCTATGAGGTAAGATGTGAAAACGTAGAATTAACTGGTGAGTATTTAGGTATTGATGTGGGGATTAAGGAGCTAGCGGTCTGTTCAGATGGCGCAGTCAAAAAGAACATCAATAAAACAAAAGAAGTGAAGCGATTAGAACAAAAATTAAAACGAGAACAACGTAAGCTAACTCGTAAAATAGAAGCCAATACTATTGGTCATACTAAAAATCGCAAACCACTCTACCAAAAACCATTGAAATCCTTGAAAAACATTCAAAAACAAAACGCTAAGATTAGAATGATTCATAAAAAACTAACGGATATCCGAACAAACCATCTTCATCAAGTATCCATTGAGATTGTGAAAACCAAACCATCTCGTATTGTAATGGAAACATTGAATATTAAAGATATGATGAAGAATAGGCATTTATCAAAAGCGATTGCGAAACAATGCTTATTTGAGTTTAAAAGACAGATTCAATATAAGTGCAGAAAGTACGGCATTGAATTTGTAGAGGCGGATAAATGGTATCCCTCTTCAAAAATGTGTTCTTGTTGTGGAAGTATAAAGAAAGACCTGAAATTATCTGACCGTATCTTTAACTGTTCGTGCGGTCATAAAATGGACAGAGACTTGAATGCTTCCATTAATTTAGCGAATTATCCAATCTAA
- the secA gene encoding preprotein translocase subunit SecA codes for MANILNKLFDFNKKEVKRLEKTADKVEALAGQFESLSDDALKAKTEEFKNRYQNGETVDSLLPEAFATIREASRRVLGMFPFRVQIMGAAALNEGNIAEMKTGEGKTLTSTMSVYLNALTGKGVHVVTVNEYLASRDATEMGELYNWLGLTVGLNLNSLSKEEKREAYAADITYSTNNELGFDYLRDNMVLYKEDRVQRPLYYAVIDEVDSILIDEARTPLIISGQAGKSAQLYVQSNAFARMLKQDEDYNYEESTKGVTLTEQGIEKAERAFGIDNLFDLAHVRLNHAINQSLKAHASMHKDVDYVVQDGEVVIVDGFTGRLMKGRRYSDGLHQAIEAKEGLDIQNESMTMATVTFQNYFRMYEKLSGMTGTAKTEEEEFRNIYNMQVVAIPTNKPIARDDRPDLIFATMEGKFKAVAEDIAERHRNGQPVLVGTVAIETSEIISKYLTKFKIPHNVLNAKNHEREADIILNAGQKGAVTIATNMAGRGTDIKPGEGVLEIGGLAVIGTERHESRRIDNQLRGRSGRQGNPGVTQFYLSLEDELMRRFGSDKMKSMMTRLGMDDTQPIQSGMVSKAVESAQKRVEGNNFDARKRLLQYDDVLRQQREVIYKEREEVLDSENMRALVESMISQAIENQVALHTQGEKENWTLDALEDYIAANLLDEGDITKDQLENKSPEEMIALISEKVTARYDEKEEAMTPERMREFEKVILLRSIDSKWIDHIDAMDQLRQGIHLRAYGQNDPLREYQQEGFAMFEDMVAAVREDVAKYALKAEIRSNLQREEVAKGQAVNPKEEGAAKPKKLPTRRAENIGRNDPCPCGSGKKYKSCHGVGQ; via the coding sequence ATGGCAAACATATTAAATAAATTATTTGATTTCAATAAAAAAGAAGTAAAGCGTTTAGAAAAGACTGCAGATAAAGTAGAAGCATTGGCAGGGCAGTTTGAAAGCCTTTCTGATGATGCTTTAAAAGCGAAAACAGAAGAATTTAAAAACCGTTATCAAAACGGTGAAACAGTGGACTCTTTGCTGCCTGAGGCATTTGCGACAATTCGTGAAGCATCTCGCCGTGTTCTTGGCATGTTCCCGTTCCGCGTTCAGATTATGGGGGCGGCTGCATTAAATGAAGGTAATATCGCGGAGATGAAAACCGGTGAAGGTAAAACGTTAACGTCGACAATGTCCGTTTATTTAAATGCGCTTACTGGTAAAGGTGTTCATGTCGTAACGGTCAACGAATATTTGGCAAGCCGTGACGCGACAGAAATGGGAGAGTTATATAATTGGTTAGGCTTAACGGTCGGACTGAACCTGAATAGCCTGTCAAAAGAAGAAAAGCGTGAAGCGTATGCTGCGGATATTACATATTCGACGAACAATGAGCTAGGTTTCGACTATTTACGTGACAACATGGTGTTATACAAAGAAGACCGTGTACAGCGTCCGCTTTATTATGCGGTAATCGATGAGGTTGACTCAATTTTAATCGATGAGGCGCGTACACCGTTGATCATTTCCGGACAAGCAGGGAAATCTGCACAGCTTTATGTACAGTCAAATGCATTTGCCCGTATGTTAAAGCAGGATGAAGACTACAACTATGAAGAGTCAACAAAAGGCGTAACGCTGACAGAGCAAGGGATCGAAAAAGCGGAGCGTGCATTTGGCATCGACAACTTATTCGATCTGGCACATGTCCGCTTAAACCATGCAATCAACCAAAGCTTAAAAGCCCATGCATCGATGCATAAAGATGTCGACTATGTTGTGCAGGACGGGGAAGTTGTAATCGTTGACGGCTTTACTGGTCGTCTAATGAAAGGCCGCCGCTATTCGGATGGCTTACACCAGGCGATTGAAGCGAAGGAAGGTCTCGATATTCAAAATGAATCGATGACAATGGCGACCGTTACATTCCAGAACTATTTCCGTATGTACGAGAAACTTTCTGGTATGACAGGTACAGCGAAAACAGAGGAAGAGGAATTCCGCAACATCTACAATATGCAGGTTGTAGCGATTCCTACGAATAAACCGATTGCCCGTGATGACCGTCCTGATCTGATTTTTGCAACGATGGAAGGCAAGTTTAAAGCGGTTGCGGAAGATATTGCAGAACGTCACCGTAATGGCCAGCCGGTACTGGTTGGTACGGTTGCAATCGAAACATCGGAAATCATTTCAAAATATTTAACGAAATTTAAAATCCCGCATAACGTGTTAAACGCGAAAAACCATGAGCGTGAAGCGGATATTATTTTAAATGCCGGTCAAAAAGGCGCCGTTACGATTGCGACAAACATGGCAGGTCGTGGTACGGACATTAAGCCGGGTGAAGGTGTCCTTGAAATTGGCGGTTTAGCGGTAATTGGTACGGAACGTCATGAATCACGCCGTATTGATAATCAGCTCCGTGGTCGTTCTGGTCGTCAAGGGAATCCGGGGGTAACGCAATTCTATCTTTCTTTGGAAGATGAATTAATGCGCCGCTTCGGTTCTGATAAGATGAAATCGATGATGACAAGACTTGGTATGGACGATACACAGCCGATCCAGTCAGGTATGGTTTCAAAAGCGGTAGAATCAGCACAGAAACGTGTCGAAGGGAATAACTTCGATGCACGTAAACGTCTATTGCAATATGATGATGTACTTCGTCAACAGCGTGAAGTGATTTACAAAGAACGTGAAGAAGTATTGGATTCGGAAAACATGCGAGCATTGGTTGAGTCGATGATTTCTCAGGCAATCGAAAATCAAGTAGCCCTTCATACACAAGGTGAGAAGGAAAACTGGACACTGGATGCATTGGAAGACTATATCGCAGCGAATCTTTTAGATGAAGGCGATATTACGAAAGATCAGCTGGAAAATAAATCACCGGAAGAAATGATTGCACTCATCTCTGAAAAAGTGACAGCACGCTATGATGAAAAAGAAGAAGCGATGACACCAGAGCGTATGCGCGAATTCGAAAAGGTTATTTTACTGCGATCAATCGACTCGAAATGGATTGATCATATCGATGCAATGGACCAGTTACGTCAAGGGATTCACTTGCGAGCTTACGGTCAAAACGATCCATTGCGCGAATACCAGCAAGAAGGTTTCGCAATGTTCGAAGATATGGTCGCAGCAGTACGTGAAGATGTGGCGAAGTATGCATTAAAAGCGGAAATCCGCAGCAATCTGCAACGTGAAGAAGTAGCAAAAGGCCAAGCTGTCAACCCGAAAGAAGAAGGTGCAGCGAAACCGAAAAAACTGCCAACACGCAGAGCAGAAAACATTGGACGCAACGACCCATGCCCATGCGGCAGCGGCAAAAAATACAAATCATGCCACGGCGTAGGCCAATAA
- the prfB gene encoding peptide chain release factor 2 (programmed frameshift): MELADVRNALENTATKLADFRGSLDLENKEARIQELDELMLEPEFWNDQNGAQAIINESNGIKAVVNEFKDLVDTQENLEMTLELLREEPDAELQEELGNELVEFQSKMEEFELQMLLSEPYDKNNAILELHPGAGGTESQDWGSMLLRMYTRWAEKHGFKVTTIDYLPGDEAGIKSVTLQISGHNAYGYLKAEKGVHRLVRISPFDSSGRRHTSFVSCDVMPEFNDEIEIDVRTEDLKVDTYRATGAGGQHINTTDSAVRITHLPTGVVVQCQSERSQIKNRDAAMKMLKSKLYQLEIEKQQAQLDEIRGEQKEIGWGSQIRSYVFHPYSMVKDHRTSAETGNVGAVMDGDLDIFITAYLRSKISY, translated from the exons ATGGAATTAGCAGATGTGCGTAATGCACTCGAAAATACAGCTACAAAACTAGCGGACTTCAGGGGGTCTCTT GACTTAGAAAACAAAGAGGCACGTATCCAGGAACTAGATGAACTGATGCTTGAACCCGAATTCTGGAATGACCAGAACGGTGCACAGGCAATTATTAACGAAAGCAACGGCATAAAAGCAGTTGTCAATGAATTCAAGGACTTAGTCGACACACAGGAAAATCTAGAAATGACGCTCGAACTTTTACGCGAAGAACCAGATGCAGAACTGCAGGAAGAACTAGGCAATGAACTTGTTGAATTCCAATCGAAAATGGAAGAATTCGAACTGCAGATGCTTTTATCAGAACCATACGATAAAAACAATGCCATTTTAGAACTGCATCCAGGTGCAGGTGGTACAGAGTCACAGGACTGGGGCTCGATGCTATTACGCATGTATACACGCTGGGCAGAGAAGCACGGCTTTAAAGTAACGACAATCGACTATTTGCCAGGTGATGAAGCCGGCATCAAATCGGTAACACTGCAAATTTCAGGCCATAATGCATATGGCTATTTAAAAGCGGAAAAAGGCGTACACCGTCTCGTGCGTATTTCACCGTTCGATTCTTCGGGCCGCCGCCATACATCATTCGTATCATGTGATGTCATGCCGGAATTCAATGATGAAATCGAAATCGATGTACGAACAGAAGACCTGAAAGTCGATACGTACCGCGCAACGGGTGCAGGTGGTCAGCATATTAACACGACCGACTCGGCTGTACGTATTACCCATCTTCCTACAGGTGTCGTTGTACAATGTCAGTCAGAACGTTCACAGATTAAAAACCGCGATGCAGCAATGAAGATGCTGAAGTCGAAACTTTATCAGCTGGAAATCGAAAAGCAGCAGGCACAGCTGGACGAAATTCGTGGAGAACAGAAAGAAATCGGCTGGGGCTCGCAAATTCGTTCATACGTCTTCCATCCGTATTCAATGGTAAAAGATCACCGTACAAGTGCCGAAACTGGAAACGTAGGCGCTGTAATGGATGGGGATCTTGATATTTTCATTACTGCCTATTTACGCTCAAAAATCTCATACTAG